tattttcaaattttggtattaacacaggccccccagttttggagtatgaagacttcatgttccgaaactaactaTAGGAGTTCGAtaattcggtgtcaacacagaccccccagtttcggagtatgaaggcttcatgtttcgaaactaattatagaagtccgatgcttgcctttagagccaatgacgtctgattgcaatattcaaagctacatcgactcctcttgaaatataaagaaccccatcggcttgatgccttgatcccacTCTGAGCCGATAAATTCGCTGGCAGTAGAAACAATAGATCAGTCTATTGACActaaaacttggtgcagtaaccagtaagcttttgttgtcaacacaggcccccctaATTTTGAAGTaagaatatttcatgcttcgaaattaatatccaatatattttataagcagCTGATACTATTctgcttgaaccaatcagccgatgcaattttgcttgaaccactcggctgatgcaatttttattagccaagcaatcagccgatctttttgccaagcagtcaatcgaCTGATGCTATTTCTTTTATCGGCCAAGCAATCAGCTGATGTTTTTTTGCCAAGCAGTATATGGGCCGATACTATTTcttttattggccaagcaatcagccgatgcttttGTGCTAGAAGAATATACTCAAATGGAAGTATCGGCAACTCGTCATCGGCAGCAGGACACCATCGGCTGTCTTCCTCCATCTCTCCCATCAGCTGTGGGAAAAAGTTAAATAGGCAGCCGATGCTTATTTCTCTGAttcagccgatgcaatttcTTTTATTCGCCATTGGCTCGGAGGCCGATATGTAAATACTTGGCCGATATTATTTTGAACCAAGCCGTTGATACTATTTTTGCTGTTGCTTGAACCAgccgattttttttttaacggaGATCACCGACATCAGCCGCTCTTACTTGTCTACTTTTATCAATTTCCTATCTGTCGGCTGAGGTGCCCCATCGGCTGCTCtctccttattttttttatttatttcttgacCGTCGGCTGAGGTGCCCCATCGGctgctcttccttgtcctttctttttttccatggCTGCCTAGCGTATAATTATATTCCATCGGCTGTCCTTTATTCCATCGGCCGTTGCAACAAATGAACATGTTATGCCTTGGGAATGATTGCCATCATTGCCGATTACCATTTTATTATCTCTTCTATCGGCTGTCCATGCAACCCATGCGCTGGTCTTCGTGGTAGACGTATTTACGGCCCGCTGTCTATGTATTCGTCGGCCGTTACAACAACTTTGCTAGCCATATTTTGCTTTCTGTCCGGTGGACTCGATACAGCTGCTGAAGATGGTCTTTTTATCTGAAAAAAATGTGAGTCTTATAATCGGGTCCCACCGgacgtgccaaaatgtgttgacgcaaaatcctggtggtggtggatcttgcatcagcacatgaggacctgggagatctgcttaactctagtgcaGAATCTAAATCGGCGCGTGTGGTTGGAGAGCTGATAGGAGATAGAGCGCCATCGAGttcttgctccaccatagccagAGTCACAAGCCAATGAGATTCAAACTAACGTCGCtaccaatatttttaggtgaaaccacagcgatgcgcccggtagttgcagctTAGAAACACGCAGGACATCAATTTAAACACCGCCAgtcgatgaatccaatcataatgaAACTCAATTCCAACGGCACTCGAGGggcaaccaagattaagatacaacaggctattaaaaatagatctatcgtctattccgacagaattaataacaattgatgtgtcataaacggcaagatgatagaacagataaatatcagccgatgcaaatttaatcaaggcgggataactggtgaataccgtagaccGAGACAGAAACGATGTGCcataagtcaaagatccaagatacttgataactggtagatgaaaccagACCCAACGTCAGCAATGCGCCCGGAAGTTGAAGTCTAGTACACCTGATGATGGGGACTTGCAGCTTGccagagatcgaggtcgatgcagcccagcttgctagaaggaactcgtcgagaagctacattactcctactcctaatgcaatggcgtgaagccgaaaaggtaaataaaagataaatgtgttgtatattgatcatGTGAAATTACAATGGCCAGGatcctttatatttatagggcggatggcctttaacgttacataattggcagttaatcacgtacaaggcaagtcatgtgcataatattttctaatcaaaactctatttctaactaacccaactctatctctaatcaagtttatccctaaccaactttatctccagaatattttattctataaaacaacctcccgtacgtgTGCTTCCCTTGGATGCCAAACTGTTGGAACTCTTGCCATGTACATGTATGCGTTGACTTCcttcttttaatcttctagctttcttactttctctttcttcatgcacaCATTCCTGATTTCCACGGCCAGCTCGCAGATAGCCTTAGTTAGGAGATTTCGtctttttttgcatcatcggccgattccttccttttagagcatatttccaaattttggtgttaacacaGGCCTCCCCCAAGTTTCgtagtatgaaggcttcatgttccgaaactaactaTAGAAGTTCAATAATTCGGTGTCAACAataaccaacatacaggacgtagggtattgcgCGATCTAAGCGGTCCAAACTTGTCTAAATTATGtattcgagttcacctttgagttccaaTCTTGACGAGCCCCATGTATaaaatactacctcgggtacccttggtaggttgtcggATCTTAAATACCGACGCGTGGGCACTGGTGAGCAGCTACTGCTTGCTTTGCCTATTTGGTAACAAAGGGAGGAGATTTGCTAGTTTTGGGCTCGATATTTTTTTGAGGCGATGCTCAGTATTCTTGAAGAGTCTTTGTAGGGATGCTCTGAACACTAATCGCTCTTATGCTacattttgggatggagggagagtAATAAGATCCGTGAAGTACTCAGAAATATATGGTCACCATTTTTATATCTTAAGTGTGCGTATACACTTCGAAAaaggaacggaggaagtattgcATCTGATGTAGATAATATTGACATAGTTACTTGAGCATTTCATAGGTGATAATAGCTTGAAACTTACGGTGGTAGAACAATACACACACATGGATAAAAAATCCATACATGAATACAAAATCAGCACAAGTAGCTTAGGAAGTGCGACTTGTACGTGTCCATGTGCGCCGGGTGCAGCGACACGGACGCCTGCacaccgccgccggcaccatCGCCTCCCTGCCTCTTCGCGGCGACGAGCACGACCTGCCCGTCGTGGTTCATGGTGACCAGCTCCGTCCTTCCTGGCGGGCCCCACCCGAAGTCGGCCGCCTCGTACGCCGGGAACCTCGTCGACCCGGTCAGGTTCACCAGCCGGTCCATGTTTATTCCTTCCACCAAGCTCCTCCAGTCCAAGCCGGCCAGCGGGTCCGCCGCGGCACGCCGAACCTCCTCCGCCAGCAAGGCAGCGGCGACGCCCACTCCGTTCTCCGCGAGGAGGTCCCGCGCGGTGGCGCGCGCTAGGCGCCCGGAGATGCACGTCCCGAAGTAATGGTCCCCCGGCGGCGGGTCGAGGCGCGCGCGGCAgtcgatgaagaagaagaggtagACCTCGTCGTTGGGGGAGACGATGCCGGCCGGGTGCTTGGCGCGGACGAAGGACACCCACGCGAGCGCCGCGATGGCGACGAAGCTggacggcggggcggcggcctgCGCCGTCGTCGGCGATAGCTCGGCGATGCGCTGCTTCAGGCGGCGCATGTCTTGTGCGGCGATGGTGAACGTCCGGCGGGAGAGGTTGGGGCGGATGAACTGCTCCTCAACGGCAGCCTGCCAGCGCGCGAAAAAATGTTGTCAACAGAGCAAAATGTTGTCATGAGCAACGCAAGAAGGAACCGGCCGGAGAAGAGGTCGGGGAAGGCGGAGGTAAATTGACGAGTTAACGTAACACGTACCTTCGGCAGATCGGGCGCGTAGTTCCGCAGCAGGGCCCtcgcgagctcctcctcctcgccgccggggagCTTGATCGCCGCACGGTCCAACGTCGGCGCCCgggcggcgtcctcctcgttCCCTTCCCcgcggcacgccgccgcccacgcctcGAGGAACATCCACACGGACCGGCCGTCGGCCACGGCGTGGTGCTTCGCCACCCCGAGCGCTAGCCCGCCACGCAGCCGCGTGACCTGCGCGGCCATCGTCTCGGCCGGGAGCTGGCCGGCGTCGAGTGACGGCACGAGCAAACCGAACGTCTCCGCGTCGTGGTCCTCGTTCCCGGCGAGGCGTGCCGCGTCGGCGCCACCGTCGCTCACCTCTGCGACGAGGAACCTGAccccgccggccacgccgcccgCGGTGCAGTCGATGGCGGCGTCGCCCGTGGCCGGCTGGTGCACGATCTTCCCCGCCAGCGGGGGGAACCGCGCGACGGTCTCCGCGAGCGACGCGCGCAGGGCGTCCACGGCGGACTCGAACGGCGGGATGTTATtaccggcgccgctgccgccgtcgacgAAGATGAGCAGGCGCTGGATGAGCGGGAGCGTGACCCACTGCGCGTCCATCGCGGAAAGCTGGagcggctccggcggcagcgccgcgGTGGCCGGGACGGCGACGCGGGCCTCCTCGATGACCTTGACCGACGGCGGTGGCATCGCGTCGAAAGGCAAGTTGCAGCGTCAGCGAATGAATTAGATGGCTGCTGGCTCTCAAGTCAGCTACGACGACGATATATATGTTCTGAACTCGATGTGCGGTGCCAATGATGCTGATCCCTGGATGTTGGGCAGTAACCGAATTACCATTGCGGTCCTAAGAATCAATGGTGCACCTGTAAGCCACGTTTGCTTCCTTAAAAAAAACAGTGGTTGCATGTGTTTCTTCGTTAATTTCTTGTCTCCTTACTATACTGTTGTTTATCATGTGACATCATCTAAGTCTTAACGAGCTAAGCAGCATCAGGGAGTCCTTCATCGTAACTTACCCACGGCTGGATTGATGCCTGTTTATCATGCCGTACCGTCCGCTCGCTGCACTCGCTCCTGTAGAACTCGTTCTAGTCATTAGACATCTTGTAGTTGTATGAATGTATGATAAGATGACCAATACAAGCTGCGAATCTTATTCTATCTCGAGTTCTCACTCTCTTTTTATGGTATCAGTCCACCTCTGCTTCCGCTCCCATGGCCTCCCTAGCCACCTCCTCTAATTCCTCTGCTTCCACCATCCCTGCTGCGACTCAACCCACGCCGGCGTCCGTGGTCCAGATCGTGAATATCTGGTCACATGTTCCAGTGCTCCTCGACATGGTGGAATCGAACTACACCCAGTGGTGGTGCTTCTTTGACTTCGTGCTTGGCAAGTTCAGCCTTGACAACCACGCCcactcgccgccggcgctcacTCAGCACGACGACGACTGGGTGATGAACGACCATAGCGTCGTGATTTGGCTTTACACCACCATGAACAAGGTGGTCTTCGACACCATCTACAAGCCGTGCATGTTGGCCTTCACCATCTAGACCAACATCGAGGGCCTCTTCCGTGACAACAAGATGCAACACGCCATCTACCTCAAGGCTGAATTCCACAGCATTCGCCAAGGTGACATGTCCATCATTCAATACTACACCAGGCTCAAGACTCTTGCCAATGCGCTGCACAATGTCGGCCAACCTGTGTTAGAGCCCAGCCAGGTGCTGAATCTCCTTGGCGGCCTCAACCCAAAGTACTGCCACATGAAGCCCGTCTTCGCCGACAAATTTCCGCGACACACATTTATGAGCGCTTGCTCGTACCTGTTGATGGAGATGCTCCGCGACGAACACGACGCCAAGCAGGATGATGGCCAGGCCCTCTTCGTCGGCCACGGCGGATCCAACTCCGCGCTGCCCCCTCGTCTGACGGATCCTCCTCATCCGGCGGATGGTACAAACCCAAGCAGAAGAAGCGGCCCAAGTCGAGTTCCTCCGGCACCCCTGCTTGGCTCCCGGTGGCAGTGGCGATCAACAGCAGCGCTCCACCAACACACCCAACTGGACGGCCAGCTCCAACCCTTGGACTAGCCTCGTGCAGGCCTGGTCCATGCCGTTCAGGGACCCTAGCATTGGGGTCCTAGGCCCTCGTACTCCATTCCAGCCCAACAACGCGATGTTGGCCCAGCACCAGGCATCTTCAAGCTTCCTACCTGCGCCCCAGAACGCCTAGGACCAGagcgccctcctcgccgccctgtAGTTTGCCGGTGTTCCGACCCAGGTGCCGCCAAGCTCCTCCGAGTGGTTCCTTGACTCCGGTGCCACCTCCCACATAGCATCGAACTCCGGTAACCTTCACTCCCCCATGGGCTCTGCATCCTTCCATTTCAATTATAGTCGAAAACAGTGCCAAGCTACCAGTGTCTCACTCAGCTGCTGCCACCattcccacatcctcctcacCTCTCTCCCTTAATAATACGTTGATCTCTCCTTCCATGGTCAAGAATCTTATCTCTATTTGCAAACTTACTCGTGACAATAATGTATCCATTGAGTTTGACCCTAAAGGCTTTTCTATCAAGGATCTTCCTACACGAACAGTGATGCTTTGATGTGAGAGTTCCGGTGAGCTCTACCCGTTAATCTAGCTGCGGAATCTTGCACTCAGCGCGTCGGTGGACTCCGTTGACCTCTGGCATCAATGCTTGGGCCATCCAGGGAATAATTCTTTGATTTTGTGCACTTTTGATTTCCAATATAGTTAATCAAATGCCTATGTCTGTCACTTCTGTCAGTTGGGCAAACATGTTCGACAGCCATTCTCTAATTCTAATTTAGTTACATATTTCCCTTCCCAACTTGTGCATTCTCACGTCTGGATGTCTCTAGTTCATAGCAACTCCGGCTATAAATACTATCTTGTTCTTCTGGATGATTTTACTCACTACGTCGGGACATTCCTTGTCTGCAATAAGTCAGATGTTCCAGCGCTCCTTCGTTCATTTCATGCTTACGTCCATACGCAATTTGGGTTCCCTTGGTTAGCTTTGCAGACCGATAATGGCAGAGAGTTTGACAACGCGGCGATGCGCAGTTTCCTCGTCAACCACGGTATCGCGCTGCGGATCTCCTGCCCGCATACCTTGCAACAGAACGGGAAGGAGGAACGGATCCTCTGCATGATCAACAACTGCATGCGCACGCTGCTCCTCCATAGCAGCGCACCGACATCTTTCTGGGCAGAGGCCCTTGCCACCAGCACAATCCTTATCAACAGACGATCATGCTGAGCGTCCAGCACCACGATGCCGTTTGAGATACTCTTCTGCGTCCCCATCCTACATCGAACCACGTGTCTTTGGCTCACTCTGTTACCTAAACCTGATGACAACTATGACAAATGAGCTGAGCCCGTGATCCACGGCCTGCGCCTTCCTCGGCTACCTGGTGGATCATTGTGGATATCACTGCTACGACCCAATGTCACGATGCGTCTTCACCTCTCATCATGTGGTGTTCTATGAGGCTCGATTCCCATTTTGATGGTTGTGACCCCCATCGACCTCACCACCCCCACCAccacatgatgatgatgatgatgcgcCATATCGACGCCCCTCGCCCATGACGATGGCAACCGCCCCAGCACTATCGCCATCGACGACTCCCTCAACAACCGCATCAACATCCGGCGCGTGGAATCACATCCACGACATCATCCGCTGCCATGTGCACACCATTGCTGCGTCCACATCATCACCAACGATCCCGCCATCCTCTACTCCATCGAATTCAGCAGCGTTGCCGCACCAGTCCACACCGGTCACGCCATCAGCCATTTTGCTGCCAATAGCGCCCGCGCCATCGTCGCCATCAGCCGCTTCACTGCCTACAACGCCTTCAGCCGAAGAAGTCCATCACCATCCGATGACCACACGGGCGCGTGCTAGGGTGTTCAAGTTGAACCCC
The genomic region above belongs to Setaria italica strain Yugu1 chromosome VI, Setaria_italica_v2.0, whole genome shotgun sequence and contains:
- the LOC101769253 gene encoding phenolic glucoside malonyltransferase 1 translates to MPPPSVKVIEEARVAVPATAALPPEPLQLSAMDAQWVTLPLIQRLLIFVDGGSGAGNNIPPFESAVDALRASLAETVARFPPLAGKIVHQPATGDAAIDCTAGGVAGGVRFLVAEVSDGGADAARLAGNEDHDAETFGLLVPSLDAGQLPAETMAAQVTRLRGGLALGVAKHHAVADGRSVWMFLEAWAAACRGEGNEEDAARAPTLDRAAIKLPGGEEEELARALLRNYAPDLPKAAVEEQFIRPNLSRRTFTIAAQDMRRLKQRIAELSPTTAQAAAPPSSFVAIAALAWVSFVRAKHPAGIVSPNDEVYLFFFIDCRARLDPPPGDHYFGTCISGRLARATARDLLAENGVGVAAALLAEEVRRAAADPLAGLDWRSLVEGINMDRLVNLTGSTRFPAYEAADFGWGPPGRTELVTMNHDGQVVLVAAKRQGGDGAGGGVQASVSLHPAHMDTYKSHFLSYLC